GCAGGTTGACGTAAGCCAGATTGGCGAACGGCTCGAAGGTGGCCGCCGGCGTATCGATCCGATAGCCGAATTCGCCGAATACCTGCGTCGTGGCGGCATGATAGTCGGCCTTTAGGCTGTCCGTGAAGCCGGGAAACGCCACCGAACGTGCCGTTGTGATGTCGTGCCATGTATAGGCCGCGCCAGAACGGAACCCGAGCGCGCCCCATTGTGTGCCGCCGTAGAGGCCGACGTGATAGTTGTCGCTCTGGCCGGACGAGGCGCGATCGGGCACGTTGAAGGTGGTGTGACTGTAGCCACCCATGACGCCGACCCTCCACGTTTCAGCGACGATCGCATCGACACCGCTCACCATACCGCCGGTCGAGCGGCTCAGCGTGGCGGCGTTGCCATCGCCATCGGTGTGGCCCCATGAGCCGAAGCCATGGCCCCAGATCGCATAGGCCGGCGCCGGCGCGAGCGTGCCGCGCGGCGGGGCTTTGGTGGACATGGCATAGGCCAGTGCGGTGGCGGCCGGCGCATCGGCGGCGAATGCCATGGCCGGCATCGACGGCGCGGCGACCGCGGCGAAGCTCTGTCGCAACCGGTCGTTCATGGCGTCTCGGACGAAATGGCTCTCCTCGATCAGCGCCGTCTGCGCAGAGGCATGCACCTCGCCCGACAGACCGTCGAAGGCGGCACGCGCATCCGCAAAGGTGGCGAGGTTGACCACCGCGTTGAACAAAGTGCCGGCCTGCGGAATGCTGTCGAGGCCGCGCCCCGTAGCGATCTGGTTCGGCGTCAGACCGGCAGCGACGAATGGCCGAGACACCAGAACGTCCAGATAGGCATTGAAGGCGTCGTAGCTATCCTTGATCCCCAGAAAGGCGCTGGGGACCGTAATGGAGGTGAAGTTTCCGCTCAGACCGCTATCGGCGGTCAGCACCGTATAGTGATTGCCTATCGCCAATGGACCATGCAAAGCCAATGACGTCCCCGCCAGCGTCGCCGTGCCGGTGGTGGTGAAGCGGTCGGCCTGGCCGGCCTGATTCACATCAATCGCCAGAATACTGCCGGCCTGGAAGCTGGCATTGCCGCCAGTCTGCCGGATGATGTCGCCGGCACCGCCATCGACCATCGTCATAAGGCCCCGGTTGGTCAACTGAGCCAAATTGGACAATACCGTGATCTCGGCTGCGCCCGTAGCCTTGCCTCCCACGAGGGTACCATTGTTCACTAGGGTGCTGCCGACGCCTGAGAAGTCGCTTGTTCCTGCGATGCCGTTCCAAGTACCATTGTTTGTGAACAGCGTTGCAGCGCTGAGCAACTTAACCGTACCGACGATAGAACCTCCATTTGTCAGCGAAACCGCCCCGCCGCTGGCCTGGATCGCCGCGTCGGAAGACA
This portion of the Bradyrhizobium diazoefficiens genome encodes:
- a CDS encoding autotransporter domain-containing protein, producing MIGNISGLSSDAAIQASGGAVSLTNGGSIVGTVKLLSAATLFTNNGTWNGIAGTSDFSGVGSTLVNNGTLVGGKATGAAEITVLSNLAQLTNRGLMTMVDGGAGDIIRQTGGNASFQAGSILAIDVNQAGQADRFTTTGTATLAGTSLALHGPLAIGNHYTVLTADSGLSGNFTSITVPSAFLGIKDSYDAFNAYLDVLVSRPFVAAGLTPNQIATGRGLDSIPQAGTLFNAVVNLATFADARAAFDGLSGEVHASAQTALIEESHFVRDAMNDRLRQSFAAVAAPSMPAMAFAADAPAATALAYAMSTKAPPRGTLAPAPAYAIWGHGFGSWGHTDGDGNAATLSRSTGGMVSGVDAIVAETWRVGVMGGYSHTTFNVPDRASSGQSDNYHVGLYGGTQWGALGFRSGAAYTWHDITTARSVAFPGFTDSLKADYHAATTQVFGEFGYRIDTPAATFEPFANLAYVNLHTDGFSERGGAAALTSTGGRTDAAFTTFGLRASNSLAIGTVRADLRGTLGWRHAFDNVTPFSTFAFAGGSAFNIAGVPIARDAAVVDAGMDFVIAKGATIGISYNGQLSNAAADQSVRGNIVIKF